The Tolypothrix sp. NIES-4075 genome has a window encoding:
- a CDS encoding transposase has product MGDYDKLVVWDKPKNCPKGLTQEEFDSLPATLIVREIYFYIIIPGFRTKQVSLITTLLDEKIYSTVNIVRLYDERWDVEVNLKHLKTTLGMDVLKGKTPSLVRKEIWAFLLAYNLLRTLMWSAGIQGGVHPRYLSLQGTRQHFNNFIHKFLNISDQQSSILYQTLLKILIHKEVPQRPGRCEPRVRKRRPKAYPLMRKSRKQYHVDLKAA; this is encoded by the coding sequence GTGGGAGACTACGATAAATTAGTTGTTTGGGACAAACCGAAAAATTGTCCCAAGGGCTTAACCCAAGAAGAATTTGATTCTTTACCCGCAACTTTAATAGTAAGAGAAATTTACTTTTACATCATAATTCCCGGATTCCGTACAAAACAAGTTAGTTTGATTACCACGTTACTTGATGAAAAGATATATTCAACAGTTAATATTGTTAGGCTTTATGACGAAAGATGGGATGTTGAAGTTAATTTAAAGCATCTAAAAACAACTTTAGGTATGGATGTCCTAAAAGGTAAAACACCATCATTAGTACGCAAAGAGATTTGGGCATTTTTATTAGCTTATAACCTTCTACGAACATTGATGTGGTCGGCTGGAATTCAAGGAGGAGTGCATCCAAGATACTTATCGCTACAAGGTACTCGTCAGCACTTTAATAACTTTATTCATAAATTCTTGAATATTTCAGACCAACAAAGCAGCATCCTTTATCAGACATTATTAAAAATACTGATTCATAAAGAAGTTCCACAACGTCCTGGTCGGTGCGAGCCAAGAGTGAGAAAGCGCCGCCCAAAAGCCTATCCTTTAATGAGAAAATCAAGAAAGCAGTATCATGTTGATTTAAAAGCTGCTTAA
- a CDS encoding IS4 family transposase, which yields MITSTMPKRVQILKHKFSTSIGLPFKELLPEAAIIEIISELKIKYRCRLFDPIVTLWAFLSQVLDADKSCRNAVSRIIAHLVGEGVELPSTDTSAYCQARIRLPEKFLEKLFYKVALGLEEKVIEEYLWCGREVKVLDGSNVSMPDTLSNQKEYPQHKNQSCGCGFPIAKIGVLFNIATGAVIALVIDVFNTHDIQLARKLYEFLKPGDVLLGDRAYECICGFS from the coding sequence ATGATTACTTCTACTATGCCAAAAAGGGTGCAAATTCTCAAGCATAAATTTAGTACAAGCATTGGATTACCTTTTAAAGAATTATTACCGGAGGCAGCGATAATTGAAATTATTAGTGAATTAAAAATTAAATATAGATGCCGTTTATTTGACCCTATAGTAACCTTGTGGGCGTTTTTATCTCAAGTATTAGATGCTGACAAAAGTTGCCGTAATGCTGTCAGTCGAATCATTGCACATCTAGTTGGAGAAGGGGTAGAACTTCCCTCCACAGATACGAGTGCTTATTGTCAAGCACGTATTAGGCTGCCGGAAAAGTTTCTAGAAAAATTATTTTATAAAGTGGCACTTGGTCTTGAAGAGAAAGTAATTGAAGAGTATTTATGGTGTGGTCGAGAAGTAAAAGTTTTAGACGGTTCTAATGTTTCAATGCCGGATACACTATCTAACCAAAAAGAATATCCACAACATAAAAATCAATCCTGCGGTTGTGGTTTTCCTATTGCTAAAATTGGTGTACTTTTTAATATTGCAACGGGCGCTGTAATTGCTTTAGTTATAGATGTTTTTAATACTCATGATATCCAACTGGCAAGAAAATTATACGAGTTTTTAAAGCCAGGAGACGTTCTTCTAGGTGATAGGGCATACGAGTGCATATGCGGATTTAGTTAA
- a CDS encoding WD40 repeat domain-containing protein, producing MSDIEQKLTNMAPDQKRASLASLPTHLAKASKAERLESLLTSFSFIEAKVSEWQPQQIIEDYNLVKYNNLAFSEEKLESLRLIQGALQLSSHILEEDETQLAGQLIGRLMSYNSSEILKILEQAKQWKASPWLRPLTPSLIKPSSLLLRTLTGHIAPVYAVAVLPDGQRAISASEDGTLGIWNLQNGEELLTLRGHSDAVYAVAVLPDGQRAISASADATLKIWSLKNGSELQTFIGHTEDVINVATTPDGQYAISASYDKTLKVWDLKSGSELRTLTGHNSWVLGLSMTSDGSFVISTSDDNTLRVWNWKTGEQLHILKGHEICVRAVVVTKDGKYAISGSYDSTLRVWSLKSGIELYKMQCNNPVYAVTLTPDEKHLISASWDSNITIWDWRKGKELSTIKGHTQSVTSLTTTLDGKKIISTSDDNTIKIWQFNSRYLPSTSTGHTGIIRAIAEIPDGKHAISCSNDQTIKVWDYKSGKELRTISGGYDIIKTLVAISDCQHIIVADANGSIKVLNWKNGEEIRTLSGHTLGVTSLAVTLNEQHLISVSWDKTLKIWNWRTGEEIRTLNGHNKPIWSVALMPDGCHAVSGDSDGILKVWNWERGTEVSSWKSHTRGVTAVTVTPCGRNVISASDDSTLKIWDWQRGIELHNLTDHTGAVTGVNLSRNGKYLVSASEDSTLKVWDFNRKEVIASFNEEGSALPFALTQNELTIIAGTPLGNLHTLHLEGV from the coding sequence ATGAGTGATATAGAGCAAAAGTTAACTAACATGGCTCCTGACCAAAAACGAGCTAGTTTGGCAAGTCTACCAACTCATCTAGCCAAAGCATCTAAAGCCGAGCGACTAGAATCTTTGCTAACTAGTTTTAGCTTTATTGAAGCAAAGGTTTCAGAGTGGCAACCACAGCAAATTATTGAAGATTACAATTTAGTTAAATATAATAATCTTGCTTTTTCTGAAGAAAAACTGGAAAGCTTGAGACTAATTCAAGGAGCACTTCAGTTATCATCTCATATCTTAGAAGAAGATGAAACACAATTAGCAGGGCAACTGATCGGTCGTTTGATGTCCTATAACTCTTCTGAAATTCTGAAAATTCTCGAACAGGCTAAACAGTGGAAAGCTTCACCTTGGTTGCGTCCCTTAACTCCCAGTCTCATAAAGCCTAGCAGTTTATTGCTGCGAACGCTCACTGGGCATATTGCTCCTGTTTATGCGGTAGCAGTATTACCAGACGGACAACGTGCTATTTCTGCTTCAGAAGATGGCACACTAGGAATTTGGAATTTACAGAACGGAGAAGAATTACTTACTTTGAGAGGCCATTCTGATGCTGTTTATGCGGTAGCAGTATTACCAGACGGACAACGTGCTATTTCTGCTTCAGCAGATGCTACGCTCAAAATCTGGTCTTTAAAAAATGGTAGTGAACTACAAACTTTTATAGGTCATACTGAGGACGTAATTAATGTTGCAACCACGCCAGATGGTCAGTATGCAATTTCTGCTTCTTACGATAAGACTTTAAAGGTCTGGGACTTAAAAAGTGGTAGTGAGTTACGAACACTCACAGGCCATAATTCATGGGTTTTGGGACTATCGATGACATCTGACGGTAGTTTTGTTATCTCAACGTCTGACGATAACACCTTAAGAGTCTGGAACTGGAAAACTGGTGAACAACTACACATCTTAAAAGGTCACGAAATCTGTGTTAGAGCAGTAGTGGTTACAAAAGATGGTAAGTATGCAATCTCTGGTTCTTATGATAGTACTTTGAGAGTTTGGAGTTTAAAAAGTGGAATAGAACTTTACAAAATGCAATGCAATAATCCTGTATATGCAGTAACTTTAACTCCAGATGAAAAACATTTAATTTCGGCTTCCTGGGATAGCAATATTACAATCTGGGACTGGAGAAAAGGTAAAGAACTATCAACAATCAAAGGACACACCCAGAGCGTTACTTCATTAACAACAACACTTGATGGCAAAAAAATCATCTCTACTTCTGATGACAATACAATCAAAATATGGCAATTCAACAGCAGATATTTGCCAAGCACATCAACAGGTCATACGGGGATTATCAGAGCAATAGCTGAAATCCCAGATGGAAAACACGCCATTTCTTGTTCCAACGACCAAACTATCAAAGTTTGGGACTATAAGAGTGGAAAGGAATTGAGAACAATAAGTGGTGGTTATGATATAATCAAAACCTTAGTAGCAATTTCAGATTGTCAACATATTATTGTAGCTGATGCAAATGGATCGATCAAAGTTTTGAATTGGAAGAATGGTGAAGAAATACGCACTTTAAGTGGACATACTCTGGGTGTCACAAGTTTGGCAGTAACACTAAATGAACAGCATCTTATTTCTGTATCCTGGGATAAAACCTTAAAAATTTGGAACTGGCGAACAGGAGAGGAAATACGCACTTTGAATGGTCACAATAAACCAATATGGTCAGTAGCATTAATGCCAGATGGTTGCCATGCTGTCTCTGGTGATAGTGATGGGATTTTAAAAGTTTGGAATTGGGAAAGAGGTACTGAAGTAAGTAGCTGGAAAAGTCATACTAGAGGAGTTACCGCAGTTACTGTAACTCCTTGTGGAAGAAATGTTATTTCTGCTTCGGATGATTCCACTTTAAAAATTTGGGACTGGCAAAGAGGAATTGAACTGCACAATTTAACAGATCATACAGGTGCTGTAACCGGAGTAAATTTATCACGAAATGGGAAGTACCTTGTCTCAGCTTCAGAAGATTCTACTCTTAAAGTTTGGGACTTTAATAGGAAAGAAGTCATTGCTAGTTTTAACGAGGAAGGTTCTGCTCTACCCTTTGCACTTACACAAAATGAATTAACTATTATTGCAGGTACTCCCCTAGGTAATTTGCATACTTTGCACTTAGAGGGAGTTTAA
- a CDS encoding beta-propeller domain-containing protein, with protein sequence MINLAIRLAKMPSDQKRATLINLPSHLARAARAEQLQYLLANFDFVNTKISELEPQLLIEDYELVKNKNIKINTAHKDSLRLIQNAIQLSTHVLKKDKTQLTEQLLGRLSSQKLPLIQELLHQARQSKVTPWLRPLKRSLSSVEGALLRTLEGHTDGVTAVAIAPDGKYVVSGCEDGNIKLWHLVTGVEEVTLWDNDASIRAVAVTFDGKQIVSGAQDGTLKIWDIQSKTIIHIIKAHIEAITAIAVIKNTNQAISASNDNDGYMKIWDLETGQELAILKGHTSYVNSIALIQNGQKAVSGSADTTLKIWDLSTGEELRTLRSHEEEVKGVAVTPDGQKVVSASRDRTLKVWDLHTGQEQMTLKGHTSLVYAVAVTPDGQKAVSASRDGTLKVWDLYTGRELATLVDHSTDVCTVAVTSAGDSIISGSWDNTIKIWDLAKIKEYEPWEHHAGAVNKIAITSDEQKAISISDDTTIKVWDLKTYKELCTLKGHTDKVSAIVVHPNGKHVISAAHDGELKVWDLTTNHEQKTLNISPSRVKLSMKAGYQLVGYYPCTDADETVKVFSVEIGQEGILEIVQEILEFKGHSGWVNALAITVDGEKLISGSNDQTIKIWNLKTYEIIAALRGHEAEVLNVTITPDQQYILSSSEDNTIKIWNFKTGEKLLTLKDHTDWVNQVAVTSNGRWVVSASEDKTLKIWDLETGYELANLVGHTAGVNEVALISDRKARQLAISASDDCTLKVWDLQNRQMIASFVAESQLTCCAIAPNGMKVLAGELSGRIHFLCLEGVRDE encoded by the coding sequence ATGATTAATTTAGCCATACGATTAGCTAAAATGCCTTCTGACCAAAAGCGTGCTACTTTGATAAATTTACCATCTCATTTAGCTAGGGCAGCTAGAGCCGAACAACTTCAATATTTATTGGCTAACTTTGACTTTGTAAATACAAAAATATCTGAATTAGAACCTCAATTGTTAATTGAAGATTATGAGTTAGTGAAAAATAAAAATATTAAAATTAATACTGCTCACAAAGATAGTTTAAGGTTAATTCAAAATGCAATTCAGTTATCAACTCATGTTTTAAAAAAAGATAAAACACAGTTAACCGAACAGTTACTAGGTCGCCTATCTTCACAGAAACTCCCCCTCATACAAGAACTACTACACCAGGCTAGACAAAGTAAAGTGACCCCCTGGCTCCGTCCTTTAAAACGGAGTCTATCTTCAGTAGAAGGAGCATTATTACGCACTTTAGAAGGTCATACTGATGGAGTGACTGCTGTAGCAATTGCTCCAGATGGTAAATATGTAGTGTCTGGTTGTGAGGATGGAAACATAAAACTGTGGCACTTAGTGACAGGTGTAGAAGAGGTAACTCTTTGGGATAATGATGCAAGTATTCGTGCTGTAGCAGTAACTTTTGATGGTAAGCAGATAGTATCTGGCGCACAAGATGGCACTTTAAAAATTTGGGATATCCAAAGCAAGACGATTATACATATAATTAAAGCTCATATTGAAGCAATTACTGCAATAGCTGTAATCAAAAATACAAATCAAGCAATCTCTGCTTCAAATGATAATGATGGCTACATGAAAATTTGGGACTTAGAAACAGGTCAGGAATTAGCTATCCTCAAAGGCCATACCAGCTATGTAAATAGTATAGCTTTAATACAAAATGGGCAAAAAGCTGTTTCTGGCTCCGCTGACACAACTTTAAAAATCTGGGATTTATCAACGGGTGAGGAGTTAAGGACTCTTAGAAGTCATGAGGAAGAAGTGAAGGGAGTAGCAGTGACTCCAGATGGACAGAAAGTTGTTTCTGCTTCTAGAGATAGAACTCTAAAAGTCTGGGATTTACATACTGGTCAAGAACAAATGACTCTGAAAGGTCATACCTCATTAGTTTATGCAGTAGCAGTAACTCCAGATGGGCAAAAAGCAGTTTCTGCTTCTAGGGACGGAACCCTAAAAGTTTGGGACTTGTACACTGGTCGAGAGTTGGCTACTTTGGTAGATCATTCTACAGATGTATGTACAGTAGCAGTAACTTCTGCCGGAGACTCAATTATTTCTGGTTCTTGGGATAACACTATTAAAATTTGGGATTTAGCGAAAATCAAGGAATATGAGCCTTGGGAACATCACGCTGGAGCAGTCAATAAAATAGCAATTACCTCAGATGAACAGAAAGCTATCTCAATTTCTGACGATACCACTATAAAAGTGTGGGACTTGAAAACGTACAAAGAACTATGCACTCTGAAAGGACATACTGATAAAGTAAGTGCAATAGTAGTACACCCTAATGGGAAACATGTTATTTCTGCCGCACATGATGGAGAGTTAAAAGTTTGGGATTTAACAACTAACCATGAACAAAAGACACTGAATATATCACCTTCACGCGTGAAACTATCTATGAAGGCAGGTTATCAGTTGGTAGGTTATTATCCATGTACTGATGCAGATGAAACTGTAAAAGTATTTTCTGTAGAAATAGGCCAAGAAGGAATTTTAGAAATAGTCCAAGAAATATTAGAGTTCAAGGGGCATTCTGGGTGGGTTAATGCTCTTGCAATTACTGTTGATGGAGAAAAACTTATTTCGGGTTCTAATGATCAAACAATAAAAATTTGGAATTTAAAAACCTATGAAATAATTGCTGCTTTAAGAGGGCATGAGGCAGAAGTCTTGAATGTAACAATAACTCCAGATCAACAATATATCTTATCTTCTTCAGAGGATAATACTATAAAAATATGGAACTTTAAAACAGGAGAGAAACTCCTTACTCTGAAAGATCATACTGATTGGGTCAATCAAGTTGCAGTCACTAGTAATGGGCGATGGGTTGTTTCTGCTTCAGAAGACAAAACTCTTAAAATTTGGGACTTAGAAACAGGTTATGAATTAGCTAACTTGGTAGGTCATACTGCTGGTGTCAACGAGGTAGCCTTAATCTCAGATAGAAAAGCTAGACAACTAGCAATCTCGGCTTCTGATGATTGCACATTGAAAGTATGGGATTTGCAGAATAGGCAGATGATTGCTAGTTTTGTTGCAGAGAGCCAGTTAACCTGCTGTGCCATTGCTCCGAATGGAATGAAAGTTTTAGCAGGTGAGTTGTCGGGACGTATACATTTCCTTTGCTTAGAAGGAGTTAGAGATGAGTGA
- a CDS encoding ATP-binding protein: protein MEWEWSRYNREGLASFVTNKAVEFLRLPENRVDIARSQGRYQLVEAIYNALVEQNIRYTPEKYHPSNAKQRIRTPVEILDKPGEGTCLDLAALFCGLCLGNDLLPLLIVTEGHALAAVSLTHGLRDWNIFNRRERDLFKDKPLEDVEQLRELIVSDVYIAIECTGFAYSKSLPKNFPEGVGRTEDGILPFERAIAAGREQLNQTDRPFRFALDIPVAHYEWRIESANIPNSNFVLPSPLHKFQSLIADKTEGFVGREYVFSAIAEFINSQLNGYFTIEADPGVGKSAILAKYVQEHDCIAHFNVRSQSINRASQFLESVCKQLINRYDLPYPSLPTEATRDGNFLAQLLDEVSPKLPESRKLVIAIDALDEVDLASQDVGANILYLPSSLPQGVYFLLTRRRVTLPFVVHAPQHLFKLMEYRDQSRQDVQNYIWDPTRRPKLQVWIDRREMTVEEFVNQLADKSENNFMYLRYVLPQIEDGFYQDLSIESLPKGLEGYYEDHWRRMGMTAKPLPRTKLKIIYILGEILQPASRHLISKYASENQLTVQDVLDEWEQFLHEQLIDYQTCYSIYHTSFQDFLNRKDIVQAAGVDIKIINVMIADYLWEGLFGDE, encoded by the coding sequence ATGGAATGGGAGTGGTCAAGATATAACCGCGAAGGTCTAGCGAGCTTTGTCACTAATAAAGCTGTTGAGTTCCTTAGGCTACCCGAAAATCGAGTAGATATTGCTCGCAGCCAAGGACGCTACCAGCTAGTCGAAGCCATCTACAATGCCTTGGTGGAGCAAAATATACGATATACTCCAGAAAAATACCATCCTTCAAATGCCAAACAACGGATACGCACTCCCGTAGAAATCCTTGATAAGCCAGGTGAAGGAACTTGTCTTGATTTAGCTGCACTTTTTTGTGGGCTATGCTTAGGTAATGATTTACTACCACTATTGATTGTAACCGAAGGTCATGCGCTGGCGGCTGTGTCATTAACCCACGGGTTACGAGATTGGAACATTTTTAATCGACGTGAACGGGACCTCTTTAAAGATAAACCACTCGAAGACGTTGAGCAGCTACGCGAATTAATTGTTTCTGATGTATACATAGCGATTGAATGTACTGGTTTTGCTTATAGTAAAAGCCTACCCAAGAATTTTCCAGAAGGAGTGGGGCGAACAGAAGATGGGATTCTGCCATTTGAGCGAGCAATTGCTGCTGGTCGCGAACAACTTAACCAAACCGATAGACCATTTCGTTTTGCACTTGATATTCCAGTTGCACACTACGAATGGCGAATCGAATCTGCCAATATCCCTAATTCAAATTTTGTGCTCCCTTCTCCACTTCATAAGTTTCAGTCCCTTATTGCTGATAAGACAGAGGGTTTTGTTGGACGAGAATACGTATTCAGCGCGATCGCAGAATTTATCAACAGTCAACTCAACGGCTATTTCACTATAGAAGCAGATCCCGGTGTAGGAAAAAGCGCAATACTTGCCAAATATGTTCAAGAACACGACTGTATAGCGCATTTTAACGTGCGATCGCAAAGCATTAACCGTGCTTCCCAATTCTTGGAAAGCGTGTGCAAGCAACTCATCAACCGCTACGATCTACCATACCCATCCTTGCCAACTGAAGCAACGCGGGATGGTAACTTTTTGGCGCAGTTGCTAGATGAAGTTAGCCCCAAGCTGCCAGAAAGTAGGAAATTAGTAATTGCCATTGATGCTTTAGATGAGGTGGACTTAGCCAGCCAAGACGTTGGTGCTAACATCCTTTACTTGCCCTCCTCCCTCCCCCAAGGCGTCTACTTCCTGCTGACGCGACGAAGAGTAACACTGCCTTTTGTGGTTCACGCACCGCAGCACCTCTTCAAGCTGATGGAATACCGCGACCAGAGCAGGCAAGATGTGCAAAATTACATTTGGGATCCTACTAGGCGTCCAAAGTTACAGGTGTGGATTGATAGGCGGGAGATGACAGTTGAAGAGTTCGTTAATCAGCTAGCTGACAAAAGCGAAAATAACTTCATGTACCTGCGTTATGTTTTGCCACAAATTGAGGATGGCTTCTACCAAGACTTAAGCATCGAAAGTTTACCTAAAGGTCTAGAGGGCTACTATGAAGATCACTGGCGACGTATGGGTATGACTGCCAAGCCATTACCGCGCACTAAGCTGAAAATTATTTATATTTTGGGTGAAATTCTTCAACCCGCCTCACGTCACTTAATTTCTAAATACGCTAGTGAGAATCAACTTACTGTACAGGATGTTCTTGATGAATGGGAGCAGTTTTTGCATGAGCAACTAATCGATTACCAAACTTGCTACAGTATCTATCATACTAGCTTTCAAGATTTTCTCAATCGCAAAGATATTGTGCAAGCGGCTGGAGTAGATATAAAGATTATTAATGTTATGATTGCCGATTACCTGTGGGAAGGTTTGTTTGGAGATGAATGA
- a CDS encoding WD40 repeat domain-containing protein, which produces MRKDTKHSTPTGHTKSVKAITVTPDRQRVISASDDCTLNLWDLTSGALQLTLMGHKSGVTAVTVTPDGQRLLSGSEDGTLRLWDLATGITISTLLGHTGEITAIAVMADGQQAISASDSTLKFWDLYSGILLRTLSTHITSVNAVTIAADSQWVLLGCNDGTVKVWNLTNNDSQIYTFSGHTKSVTALALAVDGQTGLSGAEDGIIKLWDLMSCTELKTLTGHTDLINALILTPDRQRAISTSNDNALKVWDLESGQVITTFIGESALRCCSIAQDNVTIVAGEESGRVHFLRLESA; this is translated from the coding sequence TTGAGAAAAGATACAAAACACAGCACTCCAACAGGTCATACTAAATCAGTCAAGGCAATAACTGTAACCCCAGACAGGCAGAGAGTTATTTCTGCTTCTGACGACTGCACCTTAAATTTGTGGGACTTAACTAGCGGTGCTTTACAGCTTACTTTAATGGGTCACAAAAGTGGAGTAACGGCTGTAACGGTAACACCAGATGGACAGCGATTACTATCTGGATCTGAAGACGGTACGCTTAGATTATGGGACTTAGCCACTGGTATTACCATTTCTACTCTGCTTGGTCATACTGGGGAAATAACTGCTATCGCAGTAATGGCAGATGGTCAACAGGCAATCTCCGCTTCAGACTCGACTTTAAAATTTTGGGATTTGTATAGTGGTATCTTATTACGTACGCTTAGTACTCACATTACTTCAGTAAATGCTGTTACCATAGCAGCAGATAGTCAATGGGTGCTTTTAGGCTGTAACGATGGCACTGTAAAAGTGTGGAATTTAACAAATAACGATAGCCAAATTTATACATTCAGTGGTCATACTAAATCAGTAACTGCGTTAGCATTAGCAGTAGATGGGCAAACAGGACTCTCCGGAGCAGAGGATGGCATAATTAAGCTGTGGGACTTAATGAGTTGTACAGAGCTTAAAACTTTAACTGGTCATACTGACCTGATTAATGCTCTAATATTAACACCTGATAGGCAGCGTGCTATCTCTACCTCAAATGACAACGCTCTCAAGGTTTGGGATTTAGAAAGTGGCCAAGTAATTACCACTTTCATCGGCGAAAGTGCGTTACGTTGCTGTTCTATTGCTCAAGACAATGTGACAATTGTTGCTGGAGAAGAATCAGGTAGGGTGCATTTTCTAAGATTAGAGAGTGCGTGA